The DNA sequence TATCTACAATCTTCTTAATTTATCTTGCAGCTGTTTTGGTGACAATCATGAATCTCCTCCGGGGAAAGTGCGGCATCACCAAAGGTGCTTCCCTCTACTTAATCTCCATGGCAACAGCCGATCTACTGGTCATTTTGTTTGGTATTATACTCAACGCACTTGCTTCCACATATTTCCCACTCTCATTCCTGTTCCAGCCAGCCGTGTGCAGTGTTAATGCTGTGTTGGCCTATGCTGCTAtcgactgctctgtctggttgaccatcactttcacctttgaccgCTTTGTGGTCATTTGTTGCCACAATCTGAAAGCCAGATATTGCTCTGCCAGAACAGCAGCAGCCGTGGTAACCACTGTTTGCCTGGTGAACATTTTCAGGAACATCCCGTTTTACTTTAAGTACCAACCACATGACACATTGGATGGTGTGCCCTGGGGATGCAATACCAGACCAGAGTTCTTCACCTTGCCAGGATGGGTGGCATTTTTCTGGATCCACCAGTTGCTGAACCCATTGATCCCCTACCTCCTCATCCTGctgttcaatgctctgactgtcagGCACATTGTCTTGGCAAATCGGGCACGCAGGGGTCTCCGAGCTCCCAGTAACAGGGACCAGAGAGGAGATGCAGAGATGGTCAACAGGAGGAAATCCATCATCCTGCTGTTTGTTGTCTCGGGCAGTTTTATATTGTTGTGGATGCCTAAGGTCAGTGTTTTCTTTCTGATGAAGATTACTAACAACCATTTTTATCCCAGTTATGACCATCCTGTTATGATCGCTGACATATCTGGGACTATGCTCTTCTACCTGAGCTCCTgtacaaacactgccctttatGCCCTGACCCAGAGTAAATTCAGAGAGGAGCTGAAGAGGGCTCTGAAATACCCCTTCACTCTCATCCGTGAATCACTCCCTGCATTTCAGTAACAAACACAGGTGGATCTGCAGCTTCCCAGTGATACATATCCCTCCGTGGAC is a window from the Chiloscyllium plagiosum isolate BGI_BamShark_2017 unplaced genomic scaffold, ASM401019v2 scaf_75590, whole genome shotgun sequence genome containing:
- the LOC122545400 gene encoding probable G-protein coupled receptor 139 produces the protein MNLLRGKCGITKGASLYLISMATADLLVILFGIILNALASTYFPLSFLFQPAVCSVNAVLAYAAIDCSVWLTITFTFDRFVVICCHNLKARYCSARTAAAVVTTVCLVNIFRNIPFYFKYQPHDTLDGVPWGCNTRPEFFTLPGWVAFFWIHQLLNPLIPYLLILLFNALTVRHIVLANRARRGLRAPSNRDQRGDAEMVNRRKSIILLFVVSGSFILLWMPKVSVFFLMKITNNHFYPSYDHPVMIADISGTMLFYLSSCTNTALYALTQSKFREELKRALKYPFTLIRESLPAFQ